A genome region from Sphingobacteriaceae bacterium GW460-11-11-14-LB5 includes the following:
- a CDS encoding hybrid sensor histidine kinase/response regulator, translating into MLQRDILDRRKLAKRLPGFGRYLLTAILVLCVFSKLHAQINGRHFRNISVEKGLSQSTVFAIKQDTLGFIWIGTQDGLNRYDSKGFKVYRPVKSDPKSVQSYYTRTLFIDHTGSLWVGGNQGVSRYNYATDSFTNYKLPRSLGEWYVSSITEDPQHNIWATSVVGGVFKLTAGESQFKQVNYDSFNTGIKRVVYVGSWKQNILIGTEVGLFKMTGPKNKLVKIDLGTDKPAINDVYIDGDVFWVATEGDGLIQYHFETGEKKVFMHSPGGKSIADNNIRCVGKDTDGNIWLGTFKGLTIFDLNTNTLENYYHQISQPYTISQNSVRCFFKDKQNGIWLGTFYGGINYYHKNDIKFNLLSQNTGRLSLNDEVVSAIKEDSKGNFWIGTNDKGLNYWNRATNNISYFSNNENNANSLSANNIKAIAFDNDQNLLVGMHNGGLNILNPNTGNVKRYRHSENDPNSIAGDLVYGILKDYKNRIWIGTRSGLDQFNPQSQTFTHIHLDKAGKRPSSDDITYLFEDSKHRIWIGTTNGVTLFYPDNMLFGNDLNNQLRDDVISCITEDKKGRIWIGSREGLILYDENQQSFVTYKNRKDFIKGTIYGLQPDNEGNIWVSTNRGLIRYNPEAKTSQAFDETDGLQNNQFNDYAFCKASDGMLLFGGIKGLSYFYPSSIKQQPLPLKLTFTGLEVFNNSVTSGDETKILENHIDQSTQLEFAAEYKQFTIHFNTFNYISANRTKYLYKLDGFDKDWQHTEDLKITYNNLRAGSYNFLIKAVGPNGEASAVRTLKIIISPPWYNATWFYLFVFIDLVGASYIAYRIIDQRIKALHQLKLERIDKEKVRYINQVKMDFFTNVSHELRTPLTLILAPLEELIKKPSTDKVITKRHEMMLINAKRLYNLVDQLFEFRKTETGTRKLKVSKSDIVSFIHEVYESFKPLSDKNQVQYTYHSSEAKLSFYFDNDAMEKILFNLLSNAFKYTGAHNKISVELSTQDNFAIITVTDTGVGISEDDIAKVFDRFYQVNNQEMNLGSGVGLAFTKRLIELHHGSIKAESELGRGSKFTVSIPMADAVYQEDVKTENMRYELSIVPEEEAIAENNLMYADQSLTIGLNENDGQRSKLLLVDDNKEILDYLQDYFKESYEITIAFDGKMALDILENEQFDLIVSDVMMPELDGLHFCKRLKQNINTSHIPVILLTAKTEVNQQIKGLEMGADDYITKPFSVEMLGAKIASLLKSRKRLKEYYGGSKEVVPQNLAFNTLDEEFLKEAIAIVEKYLADSDFSVDKFSREIGMSRSNLYLKFKAITGESATDFIKRIRFSKAVELMQSKRYTIAQITYMCGFNSPSYFSTAFKQYYGCMPSEYLAREDEMER; encoded by the coding sequence ATGTTGCAGAGAGATATTTTAGATCGTAGGAAGTTAGCTAAACGGTTACCGGGTTTCGGCCGGTATCTGTTAACCGCAATACTTGTTTTATGTGTTTTTTCTAAACTTCATGCACAAATAAACGGCCGGCATTTTAGAAATATTTCTGTCGAAAAAGGTTTATCACAAAGCACGGTATTTGCCATTAAACAAGATACTTTAGGTTTCATATGGATAGGAACACAAGACGGGCTTAACCGCTACGATAGTAAAGGCTTTAAAGTTTACCGCCCCGTTAAGTCAGATCCGAAAAGTGTACAGTCTTATTATACGCGTACCCTTTTTATCGATCATACCGGAAGTTTGTGGGTAGGTGGCAATCAGGGTGTAAGCCGTTACAATTATGCTACTGATAGTTTTACCAATTACAAACTGCCCCGTAGTTTAGGCGAATGGTATGTTTCCTCTATTACTGAAGATCCACAACATAATATCTGGGCTACCTCTGTCGTTGGGGGTGTTTTTAAGCTGACTGCGGGCGAATCGCAGTTTAAGCAGGTTAATTACGACTCTTTTAACACAGGCATTAAAAGGGTGGTATATGTTGGAAGCTGGAAACAAAACATTTTAATCGGTACCGAAGTTGGCCTTTTTAAAATGACCGGTCCGAAAAATAAACTGGTAAAAATTGATCTGGGAACCGATAAACCCGCCATTAACGATGTATATATTGATGGAGATGTTTTTTGGGTAGCCACCGAAGGGGATGGCCTGATTCAATACCATTTCGAAACCGGAGAAAAGAAAGTTTTCATGCACTCGCCGGGGGGTAAGAGCATTGCCGATAACAATATCCGCTGTGTTGGGAAAGATACCGATGGAAATATCTGGCTGGGTACTTTTAAGGGACTGACTATTTTCGACCTCAATACCAACACTTTAGAGAATTATTACCACCAGATTTCTCAACCTTATACCATCAGTCAGAATTCGGTGCGCTGTTTTTTTAAAGATAAACAAAACGGGATCTGGCTGGGTACTTTTTACGGCGGGATTAACTATTATCATAAAAACGATATCAAATTTAACCTGCTCAGCCAGAATACAGGTAGGTTATCGTTAAATGATGAAGTAGTAAGTGCTATTAAAGAAGATTCGAAAGGTAATTTCTGGATCGGGACGAATGATAAGGGCCTGAATTATTGGAACAGGGCCACCAATAACATTAGTTATTTTTCCAATAACGAGAACAATGCCAACAGTTTAAGTGCAAATAACATCAAAGCCATCGCTTTTGATAATGATCAGAACCTTTTGGTGGGCATGCACAACGGTGGATTAAATATCTTAAATCCGAATACCGGTAATGTAAAGCGGTACCGCCATAGCGAAAATGATCCGAATAGTATAGCAGGCGATCTGGTTTATGGCATATTGAAAGATTATAAAAACCGGATCTGGATCGGAACACGCTCGGGCTTAGATCAGTTTAATCCCCAAAGTCAGACTTTTACACATATTCATTTAGACAAGGCAGGGAAAAGGCCCAGTTCAGATGATATTACCTACCTTTTTGAAGATAGTAAACATCGGATATGGATTGGTACCACCAATGGCGTTACGCTATTTTATCCGGATAATATGTTATTTGGTAATGATCTCAATAATCAGCTTCGCGATGATGTAATTAGTTGTATTACAGAAGATAAGAAGGGGAGGATATGGATTGGATCGAGAGAAGGACTGATTTTATATGATGAGAACCAGCAATCGTTTGTGACCTATAAAAACCGGAAAGACTTTATAAAAGGCACCATTTATGGTTTGCAGCCCGATAATGAAGGCAATATCTGGGTTTCTACCAACAGGGGGCTCATCCGTTACAACCCTGAAGCGAAAACTTCGCAAGCCTTTGATGAAACTGATGGCTTACAGAACAACCAGTTTAACGATTATGCTTTTTGTAAAGCCAGTGATGGCATGTTATTATTTGGCGGGATTAAAGGGCTTTCTTATTTCTACCCATCGAGTATTAAACAACAACCCTTACCTTTAAAATTAACTTTTACAGGCCTCGAGGTGTTTAATAACAGTGTAACCAGTGGCGATGAAACCAAAATACTCGAGAACCATATCGATCAAAGCACTCAACTCGAATTTGCGGCAGAGTATAAACAATTTACCATCCATTTCAATACCTTCAATTATATCTCGGCCAACAGGACCAAATACCTGTATAAATTAGATGGTTTTGATAAAGACTGGCAACATACCGAAGATTTAAAAATAACCTACAACAACCTGAGGGCAGGCAGCTATAACTTTTTAATTAAAGCAGTAGGGCCAAATGGTGAAGCCAGTGCAGTAAGGACCTTGAAAATCATCATATCACCACCATGGTATAATGCTACCTGGTTTTATCTGTTTGTTTTTATCGACCTCGTAGGCGCCAGTTATATTGCATACAGGATTATTGATCAAAGAATTAAGGCCTTACACCAGCTTAAACTAGAACGGATTGATAAAGAAAAGGTACGTTATATCAACCAGGTGAAAATGGACTTTTTTACCAATGTATCGCACGAGTTAAGAACGCCGCTTACGCTTATCCTGGCGCCGTTAGAAGAGTTGATTAAAAAGCCTTCAACGGATAAAGTGATTACGAAACGGCATGAAATGATGTTGATCAATGCTAAACGTTTGTACAACCTTGTTGACCAGTTATTCGAATTTAGAAAAACAGAAACCGGTACCAGAAAGCTAAAGGTTAGCAAAAGTGATATCGTAAGTTTTATCCATGAGGTTTACGAATCATTTAAACCACTATCGGATAAAAATCAGGTACAATATACCTACCATTCAAGCGAAGCAAAATTATCTTTCTATTTTGATAATGATGCAATGGAGAAAATATTGTTCAACCTCTTATCAAACGCATTTAAATATACCGGTGCACATAATAAAATCAGTGTTGAACTATCTACGCAGGATAATTTTGCCATTATCACCGTTACCGATACGGGCGTGGGTATTTCAGAAGATGATATTGCAAAGGTTTTCGATCGCTTTTATCAGGTGAATAACCAGGAAATGAATTTAGGTTCGGGCGTGGGTTTAGCCTTTACCAAAAGACTGATAGAACTTCATCACGGATCGATTAAAGCAGAAAGCGAACTTGGCAGGGGCAGTAAATTTACAGTTTCCATCCCGATGGCAGATGCCGTTTACCAGGAGGATGTAAAAACCGAAAATATGCGTTACGAGCTTTCGATCGTACCCGAAGAAGAGGCTATAGCCGAAAATAACCTGATGTACGCCGATCAATCTTTAACAATAGGTCTTAATGAAAACGACGGACAAAGAAGTAAACTGCTTTTGGTTGATGATAACAAAGAAATTTTAGACTACCTGCAAGATTATTTTAAAGAAAGTTATGAAATTACAATAGCTTTTGATGGTAAAATGGCATTGGATATTTTAGAGAACGAGCAGTTTGATTTGATTGTCAGTGATGTGATGATGCCCGAGCTGGATGGACTGCATTTTTGTAAAAGGCTGAAACAAAATATTAATACTTCCCATATTCCGGTGATCCTGCTAACCGCTAAAACAGAAGTAAACCAGCAAATTAAGGGTTTAGAAATGGGTGCGGATGATTATATTACCAAACCATTTTCTGTGGAGATGCTTGGCGCTAAAATTGCCAGTCTGTTAAAATCGCGCAAACGGTTAAAAGAATATTATGGCGGAAGTAAAGAGGTCGTTCCTCAAAATTTAGCATTTAATACATTAGATGAAGAGTTTTTGAAAGAAGCCATAGCGATTGTAGAAAAGTACCTGGCCGATTCTGATTTTTCAGTAGATAAATTTAGCCGGGAAATTGGTATGAGCCGTTCCAATTTATACCTTAAATTTAAAGCAATAACCGGCGAATCGGCAACCGATTTTATTAAAAGAATCAGATTTAGTAAAGCAGTTGAACTGATGCAGAGCAAACGATACACCATCGCGCAAATTACCTATATGTGTGGATTTAATTCTCCTTCTTATTTTTCGACTGCATTTAAACAGTATTACGGGTGTATGCCCAGCGAATACTTAGCCAGAGAAGATGAAATGGAGCGTTAG
- a CDS encoding heparinase, with protein MKKIIILILSLFSLSSFAQQRPAVIKLTAEKLHARVREWPYPVNGITVPTNAPALMWPATNGKNIVTPMESGSEVPEDPAIGNVRYKVVLATDKDFKNNVITGAEQRWAVYPLHQALKPGQWFWKYSYALKGSDKWIWSPVYHFVVDAKYANQKVAPPITEVLKRNEGQHPLLWGMHRIGEDFYKNNLQNPEAKKFIVFATRLMDAPLPAEKPMRVIDTADKSTIEKKILETRMYHGFGDFVGKPISNLCIAYQLSKDKRFILDAKRRALNIINMDPNAPATGSDFNNGVVLEALGWFYDAGYDFLSPQEKEMFKKAITIRAKLVYDHLPNRFELHVSDNHVWQITMANLAIATVAVINDVPEAKEWLTYLYEVWTARFPVLGTTDGGWHEANGYFMVNFRSIIYLSQMFGDFSGVNYFNLPWMQNLPYYMLYTNPVGAGNTATGDMWEKYPTGGRGQAWFTDALTFKIDNPYLNWYVDEAKKRNPKYFTGTDEYLLYRLLNYKPDRKLQVTSPANLPKTRKFADVGVVAMYQDLANPDKSLSSFLLSNPFGSSGHGHASQNAFTINYKGKIIFGGAGYYSNFSDKHNLLNYRSTKSYNTILADSLNQKLGEEGYGWIPRAISGHHIQYALGDASNAYGDIKSEFWLNRFEQINLKPGKANGYGESGVTLYRRHMLQLDGGYIVLYDELEADKPVKWTTQFHTPYYTIKADQSGKANQQNFTVTNDVGNVTASIFANSALKMNVHDQFYEQPLNWNKLTDADGKLIEYTNQWHAGITSLPAQKFRYLTIIQIKDGKPEVIKTITAVNGLTHLKVGNWDIQAQLDGNKTAALQVFDKQLASLFNYGNLPVVYRNKAYRTQIKNSSLLLEMKGAQMNKQEVVDELPDVVKFDPESK; from the coding sequence ATGAAAAAAATAATCATCCTCATCTTATCCCTATTTTCACTAAGCTCTTTTGCTCAGCAGAGGCCTGCAGTTATTAAATTAACAGCAGAAAAACTGCACGCCCGTGTCCGAGAATGGCCTTATCCGGTAAACGGAATTACCGTTCCTACCAATGCGCCTGCCTTGATGTGGCCGGCCACCAATGGCAAAAATATAGTTACCCCCATGGAGAGCGGGAGTGAAGTACCCGAAGATCCAGCCATTGGCAATGTGCGCTATAAAGTTGTGCTGGCCACTGATAAAGATTTTAAAAACAATGTAATTACCGGTGCCGAGCAGCGTTGGGCAGTTTATCCTTTACATCAGGCCTTAAAACCTGGTCAATGGTTCTGGAAATACAGCTATGCTTTAAAAGGAAGTGATAAATGGATCTGGTCGCCGGTTTATCATTTTGTGGTTGATGCCAAATATGCCAATCAAAAGGTGGCGCCGCCAATCACTGAGGTCTTAAAACGCAATGAAGGCCAGCATCCCTTACTGTGGGGCATGCATCGCATAGGTGAAGATTTTTATAAAAATAACCTCCAGAATCCCGAGGCCAAAAAGTTTATCGTTTTTGCCACAAGGCTGATGGATGCACCGCTGCCTGCCGAAAAACCAATGCGGGTAATCGATACTGCAGATAAAAGTACAATAGAGAAAAAAATACTCGAAACCCGCATGTATCATGGTTTTGGCGATTTTGTAGGTAAACCGATCAGCAATCTGTGTATTGCTTATCAGTTAAGTAAAGACAAACGTTTTATTCTGGATGCCAAACGCAGGGCTTTGAACATCATCAATATGGATCCCAATGCCCCGGCCACGGGTAGCGATTTTAACAATGGTGTGGTGCTGGAAGCTTTGGGCTGGTTTTACGACGCGGGTTATGATTTCTTAAGCCCACAGGAAAAAGAAATGTTTAAGAAGGCCATTACCATACGTGCAAAACTGGTGTACGATCATTTGCCCAATCGTTTCGAACTTCATGTAAGTGACAACCACGTATGGCAAATTACGATGGCCAACCTCGCCATTGCTACCGTAGCCGTAATAAACGATGTACCCGAAGCCAAAGAATGGTTAACTTACCTGTACGAAGTTTGGACAGCAAGATTTCCGGTTTTAGGCACTACCGATGGGGGCTGGCATGAGGCTAATGGCTATTTTATGGTAAACTTCAGGTCTATTATTTATCTGTCGCAAATGTTTGGCGATTTTAGTGGTGTAAATTATTTTAACCTGCCATGGATGCAAAACCTGCCCTATTATATGTTATACACCAATCCGGTGGGGGCTGGTAATACGGCCACCGGCGATATGTGGGAGAAATACCCAACTGGTGGCAGGGGGCAGGCCTGGTTTACCGATGCACTAACTTTCAAGATTGATAATCCTTATTTAAACTGGTATGTTGACGAAGCTAAGAAACGCAATCCCAAATATTTTACCGGTACTGACGAATATCTTTTATACCGATTGCTGAATTATAAGCCTGATCGGAAATTGCAGGTAACCTCGCCAGCAAATTTACCCAAAACCCGCAAATTTGCTGATGTAGGCGTGGTCGCGATGTACCAGGATTTGGCAAATCCCGATAAAAGTTTAAGCAGCTTTTTGTTGAGCAATCCCTTTGGTTCTTCAGGCCACGGCCATGCCTCGCAAAATGCCTTTACCATTAATTATAAGGGCAAAATTATTTTCGGCGGCGCCGGATATTACAGCAATTTCAGCGACAAGCATAATTTGCTTAACTACCGTTCAACAAAATCTTATAATACCATTCTGGCCGATAGCCTGAACCAAAAACTGGGCGAAGAAGGTTATGGCTGGATACCCCGTGCCATTTCCGGCCATCACATTCAGTACGCTTTGGGCGATGCCAGCAATGCCTATGGCGATATTAAAAGCGAATTTTGGTTAAACCGGTTTGAGCAAATCAACCTCAAACCAGGCAAAGCCAATGGTTACGGCGAAAGTGGTGTAACCTTATACCGCAGGCATATGTTGCAGTTAGATGGCGGTTATATTGTGCTCTATGATGAGCTGGAAGCTGATAAGCCTGTAAAATGGACAACACAGTTCCATACCCCGTATTATACCATCAAGGCGGATCAAAGCGGCAAAGCCAACCAGCAAAATTTTACCGTAACAAACGATGTGGGCAACGTAACGGCCAGTATATTTGCCAACAGCGCCTTAAAAATGAATGTACACGATCAGTTTTACGAACAGCCTTTAAACTGGAACAAACTTACTGACGCTGATGGAAAATTGATTGAATACACGAACCAATGGCATGCCGGTATCACCTCTTTACCGGCCCAAAAATTCAGGTACTTAACCATTATACAAATTAAAGACGGAAAACCGGAGGTAATTAAAACCATTACAGCTGTGAATGGCCTGACTCATTTAAAAGTTGGCAACTGGGATATACAGGCACAACTGGATGGAAATAAAACCGCTGCCCTGCAGGTTTTTGATAAACAATTAGCGTCCTTGTTTAATTACGGAAACCTGCCTGTTGTGTATCGCAATAAAGCCTATCGTACTCAAATTAAGAACAGCAGTTTATTATTGGAAATGAAGGGTGCTCAAATGAACAAACAAGAAGTAGTGGATGAACTGCCGGATGTGGTTAAGTTCGATCCCGAATCAAAATAA
- a CDS encoding sulfatase: MKYNILSLLFFLAAVANAQSTSKPNILIIMTDQQTADAMSIAGNKDLHTPAMDKLAKNGVRFTKAYCAQPLCTPSRTAIFSGKMPFETGFVGNSPEKDGLWADSLLTMGKIFQNGGYKTGYVGKWHLPIPTKKIKQHGFEYIQNTNFLDYNDAATPSFCASFIKENKNNPFLLVASFLNPHDICEWARDEELKMDVLENAPSPDQCPQLPANWKIPDDEPKVLRELQKTVGLRTYPSVNYSPEKWRQYRWAYNRLVEKVDKYIEMVMASLKKYGVEKNTIIIFTADHGDGYAGHSWNQKQILYEEAAKIPFIIAKMDGSIKSRTDDMLVCNGTDIIPTICGLTGVQKPADLKGVDISKRLTNPEKNLRDTLVIETDFADNDQLLGINGRAVITKDFKYIVYNQGEIKEQLFDLSKDPGEMSNLVKNTAYKKKLMAMRAYLKQWCKTNGDKFTAGL; encoded by the coding sequence ATGAAATATAACATCCTTAGCCTGTTGTTTTTTTTAGCTGCAGTAGCCAACGCCCAAAGCACCAGTAAACCCAATATCCTCATCATCATGACCGATCAGCAAACTGCTGATGCGATGAGTATTGCCGGTAATAAAGATCTGCATACCCCAGCCATGGATAAACTGGCAAAAAACGGGGTTCGTTTTACCAAAGCCTATTGCGCACAGCCATTGTGTACACCTTCGCGCACGGCTATTTTTAGTGGTAAAATGCCTTTCGAAACAGGTTTTGTGGGTAATTCGCCTGAAAAAGACGGCTTATGGGCCGATAGCCTGTTGACCATGGGTAAGATTTTTCAGAACGGAGGTTATAAAACAGGTTACGTAGGGAAGTGGCACCTGCCAATTCCTACCAAAAAGATAAAACAACATGGTTTCGAATACATCCAGAATACTAATTTTTTAGATTACAACGATGCTGCAACGCCTTCCTTTTGCGCCAGTTTTATCAAAGAAAACAAAAACAATCCATTTCTGCTGGTAGCCTCGTTTTTAAATCCACACGATATCTGTGAATGGGCAAGGGATGAAGAATTGAAAATGGATGTATTGGAAAACGCTCCATCGCCTGATCAGTGCCCGCAACTACCTGCCAACTGGAAAATTCCGGATGATGAGCCGAAAGTACTCCGCGAACTACAAAAAACGGTCGGCCTGCGGACCTATCCTTCGGTAAATTATTCGCCGGAAAAATGGCGCCAGTATCGCTGGGCCTACAACCGTTTGGTCGAAAAAGTAGATAAATACATTGAAATGGTGATGGCTTCGCTTAAAAAATATGGCGTAGAGAAAAACACGATCATCATTTTTACCGCCGACCACGGCGATGGTTATGCTGGCCACAGCTGGAACCAAAAACAGATTTTATACGAAGAAGCAGCTAAAATACCTTTTATCATTGCCAAAATGGATGGTTCTATAAAGAGCCGTACCGACGATATGTTGGTGTGTAACGGTACAGATATCATTCCGACCATTTGTGGCCTAACCGGTGTGCAAAAACCAGCTGATTTAAAAGGTGTAGATATCAGTAAACGATTAACAAATCCTGAGAAGAATTTACGTGATACTTTGGTCATAGAAACTGATTTTGCCGATAATGATCAGCTTTTGGGAATTAATGGCAGAGCGGTAATCACCAAAGATTTTAAGTACATCGTTTATAATCAAGGCGAAATCAAAGAACAGTTGTTTGATTTGAGCAAAGATCCCGGAGAAATGAGCAACCTGGTAAAAAATACAGCTTACAAAAAGAAATTAATGGCTATGCGTGCCTATTTAAAACAATGGTGCAAAACAAACGGTGATAAGTTTACGGCAGGTTTATAG
- a CDS encoding sulfatase, protein MIIIKILRKTFVAGILLVCSSAYSQQKPNVIIVLTDDMGYSDISCYGSPLINTPFLDGMAKKGVLATNFVTTSPTCSPSRASLITGRYCTRTNLVWPVGPGEAPGLKAGEVTIAEMLKPAGYKTAVIGKWHMGDHGEYLPNQQGFDLFYGMLYSHDYRAPYVKTDTVIKIFRNTRPEIYKPEDTTLTGLYTKESIRFVNESAAQKKPFFLYLTYNMPHLPVGLAAKKNGLHSAGGALGNVIEDMDESMAKLWQTLEKNGQANHTIFIFTSDNGPWLNAPERMFEDGITQPYHIGTAGIFRGSKGISYEAGHRVPFIVYYKGHTLTNAVIRTPLSNIDMLPTIADWTGAKLPNYTLDGESVKNLLSIKNYNKPHQPIYYVNRVLEGVKDGEWKLRVTEKDGKKLNELYNLSEDPAERVNLFDKPAYKVQQAHLIKLFGQYPG, encoded by the coding sequence ATGATAATAATTAAAATACTTAGAAAAACATTTGTAGCAGGTATTCTGTTGGTATGCTCATCTGCATATTCGCAGCAGAAACCCAATGTAATAATAGTCCTGACCGATGATATGGGCTATAGCGACATTTCATGTTATGGCAGCCCGTTAATCAATACACCGTTTTTGGACGGTATGGCAAAAAAAGGGGTTTTAGCCACCAATTTTGTCACCACATCACCTACTTGTTCACCATCGCGTGCTTCGTTAATTACCGGAAGATATTGTACCCGTACCAATTTGGTTTGGCCGGTAGGACCAGGTGAAGCGCCCGGACTAAAGGCAGGAGAAGTAACTATTGCTGAAATGCTGAAACCTGCAGGTTATAAAACGGCAGTAATCGGGAAATGGCATATGGGCGATCATGGTGAATATTTACCTAACCAACAAGGTTTTGATTTATTTTACGGCATGTTATACAGTCATGATTACCGTGCGCCCTATGTAAAAACAGATACCGTAATCAAAATTTTCAGAAACACACGACCAGAAATTTATAAACCTGAAGATACCACGTTAACAGGATTATACACCAAAGAAAGCATCAGGTTTGTTAACGAATCAGCCGCTCAAAAAAAACCGTTTTTTCTATACCTTACGTACAATATGCCGCATTTGCCGGTGGGTTTGGCAGCAAAAAAGAATGGTTTGCATTCTGCCGGCGGGGCATTAGGTAACGTAATAGAAGATATGGATGAGTCGATGGCCAAACTTTGGCAAACGCTTGAAAAAAACGGACAGGCTAATCATACCATTTTCATTTTTACCAGCGATAACGGACCATGGCTAAATGCACCGGAAAGAATGTTCGAAGATGGAATTACTCAGCCCTATCATATCGGCACTGCAGGTATCTTCAGAGGTTCGAAAGGCATTTCTTACGAAGCCGGACATCGTGTACCTTTTATCGTTTATTATAAAGGCCATACCTTGACAAACGCTGTGATCAGAACACCATTATCTAATATTGATATGCTGCCAACCATTGCCGATTGGACAGGTGCAAAATTGCCGAATTATACTTTAGATGGCGAATCGGTAAAAAACTTATTAAGCATTAAAAATTACAATAAGCCACATCAACCTATTTATTATGTAAACCGTGTTTTAGAGGGCGTTAAAGATGGCGAATGGAAATTAAGGGTAACTGAAAAAGACGGCAAGAAACTGAATGAATTGTATAACCTTTCAGAAGATCCGGCAGAAAGGGTAAACCTATTTGATAAACCAGCCTACAAAGTGCAGCAAGCACACCTGATTAAATTGTTTGGTCAGTATCCGGGATAA
- a CDS encoding ATP-binding protein: MTRKNMLRSLVLISLSITTVKAQELSKPLWESKPLAVPESVLYSAKEKKLYVSLIDGAGNVKDGKGGVAMLHTDGTIINAKWVENLNAPKGLARYRNTLFVADLTALVSIDITSGKIINKLEIDSAVFLNDVTVDEKGTVYVSDTRTNKIYCVKNGRAELYLQNVPNANGLKWVNSNLFVLANTELWKIDKQKKIVVVAKGFEKAGDGLEQLKNGDFLVTCWAGLIYHVKANGEIKKMLDVQGQMNTADLGYDKQTGMLYIPTFNHNRVMAYQFQ, encoded by the coding sequence ATGACCCGTAAAAATATGCTTCGCTCATTAGTGCTGATTTCCCTTAGCATTACAACTGTCAAAGCCCAGGAGCTTTCAAAACCTCTTTGGGAAAGTAAGCCACTGGCCGTGCCAGAATCTGTACTCTATAGTGCAAAAGAGAAAAAGCTCTATGTAAGTCTGATTGATGGGGCAGGAAATGTTAAGGATGGTAAAGGCGGGGTAGCTATGCTCCATACCGACGGCACCATCATCAATGCGAAATGGGTAGAAAATTTAAACGCCCCCAAAGGCCTGGCCCGGTATCGAAACACACTTTTTGTGGCCGATTTAACGGCATTGGTAAGTATAGATATAACCAGCGGTAAAATCATTAATAAGTTAGAAATCGACAGTGCCGTTTTCCTTAATGATGTAACCGTAGATGAAAAAGGTACGGTATATGTTTCAGATACCCGCACCAATAAAATCTATTGTGTAAAAAATGGGCGAGCTGAACTTTATCTCCAAAATGTACCAAATGCCAATGGCTTAAAATGGGTGAATTCAAACCTTTTTGTATTGGCCAATACCGAGCTATGGAAAATTGATAAACAAAAGAAAATAGTTGTTGTAGCCAAAGGTTTTGAAAAGGCAGGTGATGGTTTAGAACAGTTGAAAAACGGCGATTTTTTGGTTACCTGTTGGGCCGGACTAATCTACCACGTAAAAGCCAATGGTGAGATAAAAAAAATGCTGGATGTACAAGGTCAGATGAATACTGCCGATTTAGGTTATGATAAACAAACAGGTATGTTATATATTCCAACGTTTAACCACAACAGGGTGATGGCTTACCAGTTCCAGTAA